One Anser cygnoides isolate HZ-2024a breed goose chromosome 6, Taihu_goose_T2T_genome, whole genome shotgun sequence genomic region harbors:
- the MBD5 gene encoding methyl-CpG-binding domain protein 5 isoform X3, producing the protein MNGGKECDGGDTDGGPPAVQVPVGWQRRVDQSGVLYISPSGSLLSCLEQVKTYLLTDGTCKCGLECPLVLPKVFNFDPGAAVKQRTAEDVKADEDVTKLCIHKRKIIAVATLHKSMEAPHPSLVLTSPGGGTSATPVVPTRAATPRSMRNKSHEGITNSVMPECKTPFKLMIGASNAMGRLYVQEMAGSQQQELHSVYPRQRLGSNELGQKSPYRGSHGGMPSPASSGSQIYGDGSISPRTDPLGSPDVFTRNNPSFHGAPNSSPIHMNRTPLSPPSVMLHGSPIQSSCAMAGRTNIPLSPTLTTKSPVMKKTMCNFSTGMEIPRAMFHHKPPQGPPPPPPPPSCALQKKPLTSEKDPLGILDPIPSKPVNQNPVIINPTTFHSNVHSQVPVMNVSMPPAVVPLPSNLPLPTVKPGHMNHGSHVQRVQHSASTSLSPSPVTSPVHMMGSGIGRIEASPQRSRSSSTSSDHGNFLLPPVGPQSSCTGMKVPPRSPRSTIGSPRPSMPSSPSTKHDGLNQYKDIPNPLIAGMSNVLNPPNNAVFSTASAGSGSLKSQPGLLGMPLNQILNQHNAASFPASSLLSAAAKAQLANQNKLAGNNNNSSSNSGPVASGGNNEGHSTLNTMFPPAASVLLPTTEGQSGRAALRDKLMSQQKDPLRKRKQPTTTVLSLLRQSQLESSGVSKAGSDSIRKQSQSSFPISSMSQLLQSMSCQSSHMSSNSTTSCGSSNTVLPCSGNQMHFADTSMNSGALQNSLAQSLPLRGEGLHCQNTNTNFVHGTSPGTANHLAGLINQMQASGNCGMLSQSGMALGNSLHPNPPQSRIQASSTPVIPNSIASSCNQTSPEAGGSGPSSSIAIAGTSQPAITKTTSVLQDGVIVTTAAGNPLQSQLPIGSDFPFAGHEHSLHFPQNSSSNNNLPHSLNQNLLSSLPISLPVNQQHLLNQNLLNILQPSAGEGDMSSINTTLNNHQLSHLQSLLNNNQMFPSNQQQQHLLQGYQNMQGFQGQPPIPGPANNPNPMACLFQNFQVRMQEDAAVLNKRMISQMGMAPVPESSNTMLPPFQETSCDLQQRTEPSLGQQAKDNLNVAAQGDTSVDAIYKAVVDAASKGMQVVITTAVSSTTQMSPIPALSAMSAFTASIGDPLNLSSAVSAVIHGRNIAVSDHEGRIRNARGTRILKNSEHGKNSSEGDGYEYYKSTSCNTPKKQWEGEQSPVSEINRWKCDEFLDHSAHIHSSPCHERPNNISTLPLLQGEQHQILLSQRNCQSDKMLEENFRYNNYKRTMMSFKERLENTVERCAHINGNRPQQNRGFGELLNTSKQDLILEEQSPSSSNSLESSLVKDYIHYNGDFNAKSINGCVPSPSDAKSISSEDDLRNPDSPSSNELIHYRPRTFNVGDLVWGQIKGLTSWPGKLVREEEVHNSCQQNAEEGKVWVMWFGVHTFTQVEPEKLKTLTEGLEAYNRARKRNRKSGKLNNHLEAAIHEAMSELDKMSGNVHQIPQGDRQVKPPKPKRRKISR; encoded by the exons atgaatggtGGAAAGGAGTGTGACGGAGGGGACACGGATGGCGGGCCACCAGCAGTGCAAGTTCCCGTTGGTTGGCAGCGACGGGTGGACCAAAGTGGAGTGCTCTATATCAG tCCCAGTGGGTCTTTATTATCCTGCTTGGAGCAGGTGAAGACTTACTTGCTGACTGATGGAACATGCAAGTGTGGCCTAGAATGTCCTCTTGTTCTTCCCAAG GTCTTTAATTTTGATCCTGGAGCTGCTGTGAAGCAGAGAACTGCTGAAGATGTTAAAGCGGACGAAGATGTCACCAAACTATGCAtacataaaaggaaaattattgcTGTGGCTACACTTCATAAAAGCATGGAAGCACCGCATCCTTCACTAGTTCTAACCAGTCCTGGTGGTGGAACAA GTGCAACTCCGGTAGTTCCTACTCGAGCAGCAACTCCGAGATCGATGAGGAATAAATCACATGAAGGAATTACAAATTCTGTGATGCCAGAATGTAAGACTCCTTTCAAGTTGATGATTGGGGCATCTAATGCCATGGGTAGGCTTTATGTGCAAGAAATGGCTGGAAGCCAGCAACAAGAACTTCATTCTGTCTATCCTAGGCAGAGATTGGGTAGTAATGAACTTGGACAGAAGTCTCCATATCGTGGCAGTCATGGTGGGATGCCCAGTCCAGCTTCATCAGGATCGCAGATATATGGAGATGGCTCAATCTCTCCTAGGACTGACCCACTTGGAAGCCCTGATGTTTTCACAAGGAACAATCCCAGTTTTCATGGAGCACCCAACTCAAGTCCTATTCACATGAACAGGACACCTCTGTCTCCACCATCAGTAATGCTACATGGTTCTCCCATACAGTCATCCTGTGCAATGGCTGGAAGGACTAATATACCTCTTTCCCCAACCTTGACCACAAAAAGCCCTGTAATGAAAAAAACCATGTGTAATTTTTCAACTGGTATGGAAATACCACGAGCAATGTTCCACCATAAACCACCCCAAGGTCcgcccccacctcctcctccgccttCTTGTGCTCTTCAGAAAAAGCCATTAACATCAGAAAAGGATCCACTTGGCATACTTGACCCTATTCCTAGCAAACCAGTCAATCAGAATCCTGTTATCATTAACCCAACTACTTTCCATTCAAATGTCCACTCTCAGGTACCCGTGATGAATGTAAGCATGCCTCCTGCTGTCGTCCCTTTGCCAAGTAATCTTCCTTTGCCAACGGTAAAACCCGGTCACATGAACCATGGAAGTCACGTTCAAAGAGTTCAACATTCAGCTTCAACCTCCCTATCTCCTTCGCCAGTGACGTCCCCCGTTCATATGATGGGATCCGGGATTGGAAGGATCGAGGCTTCTCCCCAAAGATCACGTTCTTCTTCCACGTCATCAGATCATGGAAATTTCCTGCTGCCTCCAGTAGGACCGCAGTCATCTTGTACTGGTATGAAAGTTCCTCCCCGGTCCCCAAGGTCAACGATAGGGTCACCAAGACCATCTATGCCATCTAGCCCTTCCACCAAGCACGATGGACTTAATCAATACAAGGACATCCCTAACCCATTAATTGCTGGAATGAGTAATGTATTAAATCCTCCAAACAATGCAGTTTTTTCTACTGCATCGGCTGGAAGCGGTTCTTTGAAGAGTCAGCCTGGTTTGCTGGGAATGCCTTTAAATCAGATCTTGAACCAGCACAATGCTGCCTCTTTTCCAGCAAGTAGTTTActctcagcagcagccaaagCACAGCTAGCAAATCAAAATAAACTTGCTGGTAACAACAATAACAGCAGTAGCAATTCTGGACCTGTTGCCAGCGGTGGCAACAACGAAGGACATAGCACTTTAAATACCATGTTCCCTCCTGCAGCCAGTGTGCTTCTACCAACGACTGAAGGGCAAAGTGGTCGAGCAGCACTGAGAGATAAGTTGATGTCTCAGCAAAAAGATcctctgagaaaaagaaagcagccaaCCACCACGGTGTTGAGTTTGCTGAGACAGTCTCAGTTGGAGAGTTCTGGAGTTTCCAAAGCTGGATCTGATTCGATAAGGAAGCAAAGTCAAAGCTCGTTTCCCATCAGCTCTATGTCCCAGTTACTTCAGTCCATGAGTTGTCAAAGCTCTCACATGAGCAGCAATAGTACCACCAGTTGTGGGAGCTCAAATACTGTTTTGCCTTGCTCTGGTAACCAGATGCATTTCGCAGACACCAGTATGAATTCTGGCGCTCTTCAGAACTCGCTGGCGCAGAGTTTACCGTTACGAGGGGAAGGTCTGCACTGCCAGAACACAAACACTAACTTTGTCCATGGTACTAGCCCAGGCACAGCCAACCATCTCGCAGGTTTAATAAATCAGATGCAGGCTAGCGGGAACTGTGGGATGCTCAGTCAGTCAGGAATGGCTTTAGGAAATTCATTACATCCGAACCCACCTCAGTCAAGAATCCAGGCATCCTCCACTCCAGTGATACCAAACAGCATTGCTAGCAGCTGTAATCAAACAAGTCCTGAAGCAG GGGGTTCAGGACCGTCATCATCAATAGCCATAGCTGGCACCAGCCAACCTGCCATCACAAAGACAACATCTGTTCTTCAAGATGGTGTTATAGTCACTACTGCAGCTGGAAACCCACTTCAGAGCCAGCTGCCCATTGGGAGCGATTTCCCTTTCGCTGGCCATGAACACTCGCTTCATTTCCCGCAGAACAGCTCTTCAAACAACAATCTTCCACATTCTTTGAATCAAAACCTCCTCAGTTCTCTACCTATCTCTTTGCCAGTGAATCAGCAACATCTCCTAAACCAGAATCTATTAAATATACTGCAGCCTTCAGCAGGAGAAG GTGACATGTCATCTATAAACACTACTTTGAATAACCATCAACTGAGTCATCTCCAGTCGCTATTAAACAACAATCAGATGTTTCCTTCAAATCAGCAGCAACAGCACCTTCTCCAGGGGTATCAGAACATGCAGGGCTTTCAAGGCCAGCCCCCAATTCCTGGCCCGGCTAACAACCCAAACCCCATGGCATGTCTGTTCCAAAATTTCCAG gtgagAATGCAGGAAGATGCTGCTGTCCTAAACAAAAGAATGATCTCTCAGATGGGAATGGCACCAGTTCCCGAGAGCTCCAACACTATGCTTCCTCCTTTCCAAGAAACATCTTGTGATTTGCAGCAAAGAACTGAACCATCTCTTGGACAACAGGCAAAGGATAACCTCAATGTCGCTGCTCAGGGTGATACGTCAGTGGACGCTATCTACAAAGCAGTTGTAGATGCTGCAAGCAAGGGAATGCAAGTAGTAATCACCACTGCCGTTAGCAGTACAACACAAATGAGTCCCATTCCAGCTTTGAGTGCCATGAGTGCCTTCACAGCCTCAATTGGTGACCCATTAAATCTTTCTAGTGCTGTCAGTGCAGTAATCCATGGAAGAAACATTGCTGTTTCTGATCACGAAGGTAGGATAAGGAACGCTAGAGGAACACGAATACTGAAGAATTCAGAACATGGTAAAAATTCAAGTGAAGGGGATGGGTATGAATATTACAAATCAACAAGTTGTAACACACCCAAAAAACAGTGGGAAGGGGAGCAAAGTCCTGTCAGTGAGATAAACAGATGGAAATGTGATGAGTTTCTAGACCACTCTGCACATATCCATAGTAGTCCTTGTCACGAAAGGCCCAATAACATCTCCACACTGCCATTATTACAAGGCGAGCAGCATCAGATACTGTTATCACAGCGAAACTGTCAAAGTGATAAAATGTTGGAGGAGAATTTCAGGTATAACAATTACAAAAGAACTATGATGAGTTTTAAGGAAAGACTGGAGAACACTGTGGAACGATGTGCACACATAAATGGAAATAGGCCTCAGCAGAACAGAGGATTTGGGGAGTTGCTGAACACTTCTAAACAAGACCTGATTCTGGAAGAGCAATCTCCAAGTTCCTCAAATAGCTTGGAAAGTTCATTAGTTAAAGACTATATCCATTACAATGGAGATTTTAATGCCAAAAGCATTAATGGGTGTGTGCCTAGCCCTTCAGATGCTAAAAGCATCAGTAGTGAAGATGACCTAAGGAATCCAGATTCCCCTTCTTCAAACGAGCTGATACATTACAGGCCGAGGACGTTTAATGTTGGCGACTTGGTCTGGGGCCAAATCAAAGGACTGACTTCATGGCCTGGAAAACTAGTAAGAGAAGAAGAAGTTCACAATTCATGTCAACAAAACGCTGAGGAGGGGAag GTCTGGGTAATGTGGTTTGGTGTTCATACCTTCACTCAGGTGGAGCCAGAGAAGTTGAAGACACTAACAGAAGGTCTAGAAGCTTACAACCGAGccagaaaaaggaacagaaa
- the MBD5 gene encoding methyl-CpG-binding domain protein 5 isoform X2 yields the protein MNGGKECDGGDTDGGPPAVQVPVGWQRRVDQSGVLYISPSGSLLSCLEQVKTYLLTDGTCKCGLECPLVLPKVFNFDPGAAVKQRTAEDVKADEDVTKLCIHKRKIIAVATLHKSMEAPHPSLVLTSPGGGTSATPVVPTRAATPRSMRNKSHEGITNSVMPECKTPFKLMIGASNAMGRLYVQEMAGSQQQELHSVYPRQRLGSNELGQKSPYRGSHGGMPSPASSGSQIYGDGSISPRTDPLGSPDVFTRNNPSFHGAPNSSPIHMNRTPLSPPSVMLHGSPIQSSCAMAGRTNIPLSPTLTTKSPVMKKTMCNFSTGMEIPRAMFHHKPPQGPPPPPPPPSCALQKKPLTSEKDPLGILDPIPSKPVNQNPVIINPTTFHSNVHSQVPVMNVSMPPAVVPLPSNLPLPTVKPGHMNHGSHVQRVQHSASTSLSPSPVTSPVHMMGSGIGRIEASPQRSRSSSTSSDHGNFLLPPVGPQSSCTGMKVPPRSPRSTIGSPRPSMPSSPSTKHDGLNQYKDIPNPLIAGMSNVLNPPNNAVFSTASAGSGSLKSQPGLLGMPLNQILNQHNAASFPASSLLSAAAKAQLANQNKLAGNNNNSSSNSGPVASGGNNEGHSTLNTMFPPAASVLLPTTEGQSGRAALRDKLMSQQKDPLRKRKQPTTTVLSLLRQSQLESSGVSKAGSDSIRKQSQSSFPISSMSQLLQSMSCQSSHMSSNSTTSCGSSNTVLPCSGNQMHFADTSMNSGALQNSLAQSLPLRGEGLHCQNTNTNFVHGTSPGTANHLAGLINQMQASGNCGMLSQSGMALGNSLHPNPPQSRIQASSTPVIPNSIASSCNQTSPEAGGSGPSSSIAIAGTSQPAITKTTSVLQDGVIVTTAAGNPLQSQLPIGSDFPFAGHEHSLHFPQNSSSNNNLPHSLNQNLLSSLPISLPVNQQHLLNQNLLNILQPSAGEGKSEVNLNPLGFLNPNVNAALAFLSSDVDGQVLQPVHFQLLATLLQNQAQAAAMLPLPSFNLTISDLLQQQNNPLPSVTQMTAPPDHLPSNQSESNRVETLLTNPLGNPIPSFSGTDTTSNPLLLPAVSGASALMALNPQLVGGVLNSASGNTANHPEVSIATSSQATTTTTTTSSAVAALSVSTLGGGTAVVSMAETLLNISNNAGNTSGPAKLNNNSVVPQLLNPLLGTGLLGDMSSINTTLNNHQLSHLQSLLNNNQMFPSNQQQQHLLQGYQNMQGFQGQPPIPGPANNPNPMACLFQNFQVRMQEDAAVLNKRMISQMGMAPVPESSNTMLPPFQETSCDLQQRTEPSLGQQAKDNLNVAAQGDTSVDAIYKAVVDAASKGMQVVITTAVSSTTQMSPIPALSAMSAFTASIGDPLNLSSAVSAVIHGRNIAVSDHEGRIRNARGTRILKNSEHGKNSSEGDGYEYYKSTSCNTPKKQWEGEQSPVSEINRWKCDEFLDHSAHIHSSPCHERPNNISTLPLLQGEQHQILLSQRNCQSDKMLEENFRYNNYKRTMMSFKERLENTVERCAHINGNRPQQNRGFGELLNTSKQDLILEEQSPSSSNSLESSLVKDYIHYNGDFNAKSINGCVPSPSDAKSISSEDDLRNPDSPSSNELIHYRPRTFNVGDLVWGQIKGLTSWPGKLVREEEVHNSCQQNAEEGKVEPEKLKTLTEGLEAYNRARKRNRKSGKLNNHLEAAIHEAMSELDKMSGNVHQIPQGDRQVKPPKPKRRKISR from the exons atgaatggtGGAAAGGAGTGTGACGGAGGGGACACGGATGGCGGGCCACCAGCAGTGCAAGTTCCCGTTGGTTGGCAGCGACGGGTGGACCAAAGTGGAGTGCTCTATATCAG tCCCAGTGGGTCTTTATTATCCTGCTTGGAGCAGGTGAAGACTTACTTGCTGACTGATGGAACATGCAAGTGTGGCCTAGAATGTCCTCTTGTTCTTCCCAAG GTCTTTAATTTTGATCCTGGAGCTGCTGTGAAGCAGAGAACTGCTGAAGATGTTAAAGCGGACGAAGATGTCACCAAACTATGCAtacataaaaggaaaattattgcTGTGGCTACACTTCATAAAAGCATGGAAGCACCGCATCCTTCACTAGTTCTAACCAGTCCTGGTGGTGGAACAA GTGCAACTCCGGTAGTTCCTACTCGAGCAGCAACTCCGAGATCGATGAGGAATAAATCACATGAAGGAATTACAAATTCTGTGATGCCAGAATGTAAGACTCCTTTCAAGTTGATGATTGGGGCATCTAATGCCATGGGTAGGCTTTATGTGCAAGAAATGGCTGGAAGCCAGCAACAAGAACTTCATTCTGTCTATCCTAGGCAGAGATTGGGTAGTAATGAACTTGGACAGAAGTCTCCATATCGTGGCAGTCATGGTGGGATGCCCAGTCCAGCTTCATCAGGATCGCAGATATATGGAGATGGCTCAATCTCTCCTAGGACTGACCCACTTGGAAGCCCTGATGTTTTCACAAGGAACAATCCCAGTTTTCATGGAGCACCCAACTCAAGTCCTATTCACATGAACAGGACACCTCTGTCTCCACCATCAGTAATGCTACATGGTTCTCCCATACAGTCATCCTGTGCAATGGCTGGAAGGACTAATATACCTCTTTCCCCAACCTTGACCACAAAAAGCCCTGTAATGAAAAAAACCATGTGTAATTTTTCAACTGGTATGGAAATACCACGAGCAATGTTCCACCATAAACCACCCCAAGGTCcgcccccacctcctcctccgccttCTTGTGCTCTTCAGAAAAAGCCATTAACATCAGAAAAGGATCCACTTGGCATACTTGACCCTATTCCTAGCAAACCAGTCAATCAGAATCCTGTTATCATTAACCCAACTACTTTCCATTCAAATGTCCACTCTCAGGTACCCGTGATGAATGTAAGCATGCCTCCTGCTGTCGTCCCTTTGCCAAGTAATCTTCCTTTGCCAACGGTAAAACCCGGTCACATGAACCATGGAAGTCACGTTCAAAGAGTTCAACATTCAGCTTCAACCTCCCTATCTCCTTCGCCAGTGACGTCCCCCGTTCATATGATGGGATCCGGGATTGGAAGGATCGAGGCTTCTCCCCAAAGATCACGTTCTTCTTCCACGTCATCAGATCATGGAAATTTCCTGCTGCCTCCAGTAGGACCGCAGTCATCTTGTACTGGTATGAAAGTTCCTCCCCGGTCCCCAAGGTCAACGATAGGGTCACCAAGACCATCTATGCCATCTAGCCCTTCCACCAAGCACGATGGACTTAATCAATACAAGGACATCCCTAACCCATTAATTGCTGGAATGAGTAATGTATTAAATCCTCCAAACAATGCAGTTTTTTCTACTGCATCGGCTGGAAGCGGTTCTTTGAAGAGTCAGCCTGGTTTGCTGGGAATGCCTTTAAATCAGATCTTGAACCAGCACAATGCTGCCTCTTTTCCAGCAAGTAGTTTActctcagcagcagccaaagCACAGCTAGCAAATCAAAATAAACTTGCTGGTAACAACAATAACAGCAGTAGCAATTCTGGACCTGTTGCCAGCGGTGGCAACAACGAAGGACATAGCACTTTAAATACCATGTTCCCTCCTGCAGCCAGTGTGCTTCTACCAACGACTGAAGGGCAAAGTGGTCGAGCAGCACTGAGAGATAAGTTGATGTCTCAGCAAAAAGATcctctgagaaaaagaaagcagccaaCCACCACGGTGTTGAGTTTGCTGAGACAGTCTCAGTTGGAGAGTTCTGGAGTTTCCAAAGCTGGATCTGATTCGATAAGGAAGCAAAGTCAAAGCTCGTTTCCCATCAGCTCTATGTCCCAGTTACTTCAGTCCATGAGTTGTCAAAGCTCTCACATGAGCAGCAATAGTACCACCAGTTGTGGGAGCTCAAATACTGTTTTGCCTTGCTCTGGTAACCAGATGCATTTCGCAGACACCAGTATGAATTCTGGCGCTCTTCAGAACTCGCTGGCGCAGAGTTTACCGTTACGAGGGGAAGGTCTGCACTGCCAGAACACAAACACTAACTTTGTCCATGGTACTAGCCCAGGCACAGCCAACCATCTCGCAGGTTTAATAAATCAGATGCAGGCTAGCGGGAACTGTGGGATGCTCAGTCAGTCAGGAATGGCTTTAGGAAATTCATTACATCCGAACCCACCTCAGTCAAGAATCCAGGCATCCTCCACTCCAGTGATACCAAACAGCATTGCTAGCAGCTGTAATCAAACAAGTCCTGAAGCAG GGGGTTCAGGACCGTCATCATCAATAGCCATAGCTGGCACCAGCCAACCTGCCATCACAAAGACAACATCTGTTCTTCAAGATGGTGTTATAGTCACTACTGCAGCTGGAAACCCACTTCAGAGCCAGCTGCCCATTGGGAGCGATTTCCCTTTCGCTGGCCATGAACACTCGCTTCATTTCCCGCAGAACAGCTCTTCAAACAACAATCTTCCACATTCTTTGAATCAAAACCTCCTCAGTTCTCTACCTATCTCTTTGCCAGTGAATCAGCAACATCTCCTAAACCAGAATCTATTAAATATACTGCAGCCTTCAGCAGGAGAAGGCAAGTCTGAGGTCAACCTCAACCCTTTAGGTTTTCTCAACCCGAATGTAAATGCTGCTTTAGCTTTTCTCTCCAGTGACGTGGATGGGCAGGTATTGCAACCTGTTCATTTTCAGCTTCTAGCAACCCTCCTCCAGAACCAAGCCCAAGCAGCTGCCATGCTTCCCCTACCATCTTTCAATCTGACCATCTCAGATTTGCTGCAACAGCAAAATAACCCTTTGCCCTCAGTAACACAGATGACAGCCCCACCTGACCATTTGCCAAGCAATCAGTCAGAAAGCAACAGGGTTGAGACCCTTTTAACCAACCCCCTGGGGAACCCTATACCAAGCTTTTCAGGCACTGACACTACTTCTAaccccctgctcctcccagctgTCTCTGGGGCCTCAGCATTAATGGCCTTGAATCCCcagctggtgggaggtgtcctgaACTCTGCATCGGGCAACACCGCTAATCATCCAGAGGTTTCCATAGCCACCTCCTCCCAGGCAACCACTACCACAACCACTACATCAtcagcagtggcagcactgtCTGTCTCAACCCTGGGTGGTGGGACAGCAGTGGTGTCAATGGCAGAAACATTGCTGAACATATCTAATAATGCTGGGAATACATCTGGTCCAGCTAAACTCAACAATAACTCTGTGGTGCCACAGCTACTTAACCCTCTACTGGGGACAGGTCTGCTTG GTGACATGTCATCTATAAACACTACTTTGAATAACCATCAACTGAGTCATCTCCAGTCGCTATTAAACAACAATCAGATGTTTCCTTCAAATCAGCAGCAACAGCACCTTCTCCAGGGGTATCAGAACATGCAGGGCTTTCAAGGCCAGCCCCCAATTCCTGGCCCGGCTAACAACCCAAACCCCATGGCATGTCTGTTCCAAAATTTCCAG gtgagAATGCAGGAAGATGCTGCTGTCCTAAACAAAAGAATGATCTCTCAGATGGGAATGGCACCAGTTCCCGAGAGCTCCAACACTATGCTTCCTCCTTTCCAAGAAACATCTTGTGATTTGCAGCAAAGAACTGAACCATCTCTTGGACAACAGGCAAAGGATAACCTCAATGTCGCTGCTCAGGGTGATACGTCAGTGGACGCTATCTACAAAGCAGTTGTAGATGCTGCAAGCAAGGGAATGCAAGTAGTAATCACCACTGCCGTTAGCAGTACAACACAAATGAGTCCCATTCCAGCTTTGAGTGCCATGAGTGCCTTCACAGCCTCAATTGGTGACCCATTAAATCTTTCTAGTGCTGTCAGTGCAGTAATCCATGGAAGAAACATTGCTGTTTCTGATCACGAAGGTAGGATAAGGAACGCTAGAGGAACACGAATACTGAAGAATTCAGAACATGGTAAAAATTCAAGTGAAGGGGATGGGTATGAATATTACAAATCAACAAGTTGTAACACACCCAAAAAACAGTGGGAAGGGGAGCAAAGTCCTGTCAGTGAGATAAACAGATGGAAATGTGATGAGTTTCTAGACCACTCTGCACATATCCATAGTAGTCCTTGTCACGAAAGGCCCAATAACATCTCCACACTGCCATTATTACAAGGCGAGCAGCATCAGATACTGTTATCACAGCGAAACTGTCAAAGTGATAAAATGTTGGAGGAGAATTTCAGGTATAACAATTACAAAAGAACTATGATGAGTTTTAAGGAAAGACTGGAGAACACTGTGGAACGATGTGCACACATAAATGGAAATAGGCCTCAGCAGAACAGAGGATTTGGGGAGTTGCTGAACACTTCTAAACAAGACCTGATTCTGGAAGAGCAATCTCCAAGTTCCTCAAATAGCTTGGAAAGTTCATTAGTTAAAGACTATATCCATTACAATGGAGATTTTAATGCCAAAAGCATTAATGGGTGTGTGCCTAGCCCTTCAGATGCTAAAAGCATCAGTAGTGAAGATGACCTAAGGAATCCAGATTCCCCTTCTTCAAACGAGCTGATACATTACAGGCCGAGGACGTTTAATGTTGGCGACTTGGTCTGGGGCCAAATCAAAGGACTGACTTCATGGCCTGGAAAACTAGTAAGAGAAGAAGAAGTTCACAATTCATGTCAACAAAACGCTGAGGAGGGGAag GTGGAGCCAGAGAAGTTGAAGACACTAACAGAAGGTCTAGAAGCTTACAACCGAGccagaaaaaggaacagaaa